The genomic region TAAAAACACCTGAACTAATCTCCAAAGAGAAATTTCAAAAACCACATCACGGGCTTTGTCGGAAAATATGTATCTCCACCACCACTCCATTTAAGCAAAAACTAACACCACCACATGAACTGGGACGTCAAAGTTAGTGGGGATAGGTGGTTTGTTTGCCAGAAACCGTCAGCGGTGACAACTTCGCCATGTCAGCCGCTGTCGGATTCATCTAGAGAGAGAGTAGGGAGGTAGAGAGACAATGGGTAAAGAGAAAATGCGGAGACGGAGAGAGAAAGTGAGATATTTATAATAAGTGGGTTTGAAGTGTGCTCCAAGCCCAGTATCCCATGCAAACTGCATCCTTTTGACCTCTACTTGCTACCGAATTCCGTTTCGACTGATAACTTGGTAATAAattattatacatattaaaataATCATTTACACTGCCAAAAAACTATATTTTGTCGTAAAGGGTTTAAACAACACGCACGTACGTGGTGCGCATTTAAATCGCGTACAACAAGTCGTTCTCGGATTTTCACTATTTAAACGATCCGATAATTATCATGAAATATTAAAAATTTATAGATGAGAAATAAATATCTACAATATTTATTATGGATAAAAATGAATTCCAATATATTTGATACGGTGCCGCCTACTTGCACGTTCTCAACATCGTGTAACAATTTCGTTCTTACAAATTTCGAGCTCGATCTTTTAAGTAGCAAACCAATAGTATACATATTTATacgttcaagagtgaacactagtgtagcttgcgaactgagtgaacaatatataggattaggttcaagagtgaacactagtgtagcttgcgaattgagtgaactaatcctggccatacacatGTGTAGATCAATAGCCAGGATTTGAtattgaaatacactagtgtattttacgatttgatgatgagatcctggccatacacgtgtgtagatcaatggcccggatttgttcacttagttcgcaaatacactagttttcactctagaaccccactcACAATATATATTTGTATCATTTGAATTGTTTATCTTACATTAGTTCTTTAAAAGTTTAAACGTGTACCGGTAATCTTAAAAGTTACAAAAAGGGCTTTGCTGGGATTGTAAAGACCCAGTTACTCAAAATTAAGTGTAAAATGCATTAACATAACGAAAACATAATTAAATTTGTTCGGATGTTGACCCGAGTTTGTCGGTTGTCACaacctataaaaataaatattgacCGATGGCATGTTACACGTATAGGGGGACGGGATCAAGTGGTGCAATGGGAACACAAACCAAAGGATTAGCTCTAGGAATCGTTAGTCCCATACCCTCTTCCATATCAACTATAGTTTGATTCCCATTTTTCCCTGCCTTCCACTCAAAGCACTGAATCATTGCACCAAGGGTTGTGGGTACCGTGAGCAACGCTAGTGAAATCCCTGGACACATCCTTCTTCCAGTCGAAAATGGTATTAAGTGGAAGTGTTGTCCTCTCACATCCAACTTGTTTTCTTTAAATCTTTATGGCCTGAATTCAAGTGGGTTTTCCCAGTAGGTGGGGTCTCGACCCAGACTAAAGTTGTAGTGTTTGCTGGAATATGATATCCTCCAATAGCGCAATCTTGTGTTGATAATCCTTGAATTAGTGGGGCTGCAGGGTGCAACCGTAGTGATTCCATAACAATTGCTTGGAGGTATGGAAGGTTTGGTATGTCCGATTCTTGTACAAGCCTACTTTTTCCGACGACTTGGTCTATTTCTTCTACTGCTTTTTTCATTATGTTTGGATGGTTGGTGAGTTCTGCTAATGCCAATTCAGTTGTTATAGCAGAAGTGTCTGTTCCGGCATCAAATATATCCTGCAATGATATCCAGAGTCATCACGTTTTACTTGATACATATTCGAACCGTAAATTACATTAAAATATGATATGATGATGTTTATTACCTTAATGTAGGCTTTAATGTCCTCCCGGGTTAACTTTATCTCCCTGCTGTCATCTTCTGATATATCGAGTAAAATGTTGAGCAAATTTTTTTCTTCGTGTGTCTCCTGCTTTCTTGCCTCTTCAAGGTCCGTGATGATCTTTTCCATCAACACGTCAAATCTTCTATGAGTATTCATTGATTTCATTCCTAATCTCTGCAAATCTAGATTCTTAAAGAACCATATATAATCTGAAAGGTTAAATGTACCGGTAAGCTTCCCTGACTCGGTAATTATCTTTGTTAATTCCCCTAACCCTTCCTCTTCTCCTGAACTCCTCTTGCTCATAAACATTCTCGATATCACGTTGTTTGTCAACTTCATAAGCTCGCCTTCAAGTTGGACAGAGTTACCCTCTTTCGCCTTTTGTGATATATATTTTATGAAAAGGTTAAGTTTTTCTTGCCTAACTGGAAGGAGGAGATCCAGTGTTTTACCATTGAGGAGTTCTGACATGGTGATCTTCTTGAAGAACTTCCAGTAAGATCCATAATTAGTAAAGAGAATGCCTTTGTACCCATAGGACAAGCAGTTCACGGCTGAGTTATAGGGTCAATCAAGAAATGCGGCATAATGCGTTTTAAGGATTTCCTTTACTGTTTCTGGCATAGAAGCTATTGTATATGATTGTACGCTAGGGTTTGAGAGAAATATGAAAAATGTTATTGAATTAAGAATTGGTGAATAATAATATTCACATATGTTAACATATATAGTCGGCCGGTTATATTAGTAACCGCCATTACCTATATCTAAAGTTTATAAATACATTTAACATAACATATAACATATAATCATAACATATCTAGCTTAAATTATTCCTGCTAATaccctcccgtaagctagatGGATGTGATGTGCAGAAGTCCCTTGAGACGAAGATATTCCTTAGGCTGCAGAGCTTTTGTTAGGATATCTGCAGCCTGTTCCTTTGTTGTGCAGAATCGGACTTCAACCTCATCGTTCTTGATTAGTTCTCGAATAAAATGACACTTGACTCTGATGTGCTTGCTCTTCCCGTGATACACTGGATCCTTTGCCAGACATATAGTTCACTTATTGTCACACAAGATTGTCGGAGGACAATCCATATGCATCTGCAGAGTATTAAGAATTCCTTTTATCCACAACGCTTGAAATCCGGCTAGTGATAAGGCTATATATTCAGCTTCCATTGATGATAGCGCCACAaccttttgtttctttgattgccatgcTATTGCTCCTGATCCGAAATGAAATACGTATCCTGACGTGCTTTTGCTGTCATCTACACTTCCTGCATAATCGCTATCACTAAAACCCACTAACTTTCCTTTGCTTCCTTTCGAATAAACTATCCCATGATTCAACGTTCCTTTGATATATCTCAATATTCTTTTCCCTGCTTCCCATTGATTCCGTTTTGGTCTTTTCATAAACTGACTGATCTTGTTTACCGCGAACATAATATCAGGTCTTGTATTAGTCAGGTACATTAGTGATCCGACCAAACTCCGATACAAGTTCTGATTTATCTCTTCACCGGGATCATTCTTAGATAACTGAAGTCCATATTCCATTGGAGTTCAGATTTCATGACATCCTTCCATATTAAATTTCTTCAACACATTCTTACTATATTTCTTTTGTGTTAAGCTGATATTTCCATTGTCATAGTTAACTTCCATGCCAAGAAAATAGTGAGGAATTCCTAAATCAGTCATTTCGAATTCCTTTTTCATTGAGTTCTTTAATTGTTCTATCATCTCCATAGAATCACTAGCTAATATCAAATCATCCACATACAAGCAGACTACCATTCGGGTATCATTAGTGATCTTAATGAACAGTGTGTGTTCATATACACTTTTTACGAACCCACATGATCTAAAATACCCATCAATCCTGCTATACCAAACTCTCGGAGCTTGTTTTAAACCGTATAAAGCCTTTCTTAAATGGCAAACCTTTTGTTCTTCTCCTTTCTTGATATAACCTTCGGGTTGTTCTATGTATACTTGTTCTTTTAAGTTTCCATTCAAGAAGGCcgtttttacatccatttgatgtaaATGCCATCCATAACATGCTGCTAGTGCTAGAACAATTCTAATTGTATCGAATCTAATTACCAGAGCAAAGACTTCTTGATAGTCAACTCCATATTTCTGATTATAACCCTTGGCCACTAAACGTGCTTTATTGTTACTTACCTTTCCATGCTCATCATACTTTGTTTTGTATATCCACTTCATTCTAATAGGTTTCTGATCCTTCGGAGGGTTTACCAGTTCCCAGGTTCCATTCTTGTGTATTGATTGTATTTCTCTATCCATCGCATCTCTCCACTTTCTGTCTTTGTAAGCTTCACTATAAGAAATAGGATCTGCATCGGCATATAATACAAAGTTTGCCACATTACTTGTAGCCGTTTGATTCCTTTCATACAACTGGTCCACTTGAGCTTCAGTGAGAGGTTGTGAATTCTGATAGATCTCTGATATGCTTCGAGTTCTCAGCTCTTTATTTTCAGAGGATGACGATGATTCTGCCTCTTCTTGATGACTATTCTGATCTTCTGACTCTTCGCTGCTAGGGGCATTTTCTGCTTGTTGATCATTCTCTGCTTCTATATTTGCATGTGAGACATTATCACCTAGATCTTTATCTTCTTCACTCGGGTAATTTAACCGTATGTACGTGGAGTCTTTACTTGCTGAACTGTCACCCCACTCTTGATTTTCATCGAACACCACATCCCTACTAATGATAGTTTTGTTAGTTGCTGTGTTATACAGTTTCTATGCCTTGCTATGCTCACTATAACCCACAAATATTGTCTTCTCTGCCTTTGCATCTAACTTTCCACGATGCTGTTTTGGGATATGAGCATAGGCAACACATCCAAAAACTCGTAGGTGATCGACGCTCGGTTTGTTTCCACTCCATGCTTCTTGTGGAGTCTTATTTGGTACACTCTTAGTGCCGGCTCGATTCAACAAGTATGCAGCACATGCCACAGCTTCTGCCCAATATGAATGTGATAAGTTTTTCATTTTAAGCATGCTTCTACTGAGTTCCATGAGGGTTCTATTTTTTCGTTCGGCTTGTGGTGTGTAACTAGTGGTTAACTGATGACGAATCCCATTATCTTTCAAGAAAGCTTGAAATTCATTGTGTAACACCCTGAAAACAGATTTGGTAATTAAACTATGTTattactaaaagacgggtaaattaCCGTTACGGGTGAaagtaacccggtgaatattagaatttttaaataaataagcctaatattaaataaaagctGAACGAAAGCTTTTGGGAAAATAGAGTTTATCGAAGCCCGAGTTAACGAGACTTAAAATAAATAACTTGTAGATTTCCCGAACCCACTagtttaactaggaatgtttaacctagttaataattgggaatattattagaaaaaaagtaggttgtggcctacttaataacgaaCCAAACACGAGGGGTTAAAATGGGATAACTTAACAAAGttatttaataaaagaaaatcaaaataaaacacacacttgaagtgtgtgttctggatcgAGCTCAGGGGGCTCCCAAGGAGCCAAAACCCTAATCCACATATATGTATCAAATTGAAGGTCCAAATGATGCACAAATTCGCAACCgaacatggattaatgatcatccaagctaggggatcataaggtatgtaaaatcttgtTGATTGGTGAAGTTGTAAAAATTTGATAATCATCCTAATCGCGAATTAGGCATGAATTAGAGAAGCCATGGCTAGattagtgatgtatacttgctttggaacgaaaccctaagtgaaaatcatacataacATGCTATGAATTGGAGGATTTGATGAATTAACACACTTAGATAAGTGGTTTTTAAtgttatgatgaaattgatgatataaCTATGCTTAGAATCAACATGCATGATAACGAATAGAAGATGTTTGATTAAACCATGTATTTGGGTACAAGATCATACTTCTCACGAAATGGGTTTTGTATGATATAAAAGAATTGATGTTAAGATCGTGATATAGATGCTTGAAATCATGTAACCTAGTAGTTAGTGTGTAAAATTTGATTTCGTTAAGAGTTTGGATGAAATGCCTAAGCGAAATCCAATAAACCAAATGTGCATTGAATAAGTTGATAAGTCGATTGACTTTAAAACGTCAAACCGACCAAGTATATGATcgaatgataaatttgatataagAAGCGTatgatggaatagtcgtaaatgattatgactaacctaaccatcttacaattaCAAAGATAATTTGACGCTtggcaagctaggtgaaagcttggggaaggaagcgggtcaaacgaatcaagaatgaaggaaaagCGTAATTCAGATGCAAGATAAGTATATCTTACACTACTCTTGAATTATAGAATAATCTCTCATAGTTAATGAAGGGCCAAaatggaccaaaacgcccttataagttaaactgagcaaacaacccttaaaggttgtttggaaacaagtttcatgattagataaatacttagaataagtatagaagctgaAGGAGGTAATATGTTAGTCAAATGGCACTatttgagtctttgccgtaaaataatgattcgagaggtaaaatttggtttatatagatcaccacattaaacccaccataaatatagttgtggtggaagattatatgatgagaaatgtggtgatggaatgCTAGAAGCAATCGAAAGCGATTTTAGGCTTGAAAGTGCTTAAATGCCCTTAACGGGTCATAATAAGCACTTAAACGTAAACGGGTTTTTAATTTGTGAGAAACTCGTGATTTGAGATTAATATGATAGGAGATATTGAACTTATGAATTTCATGAGTTTAaagatcaaataaacatgtttgtatgataaaatcatgaacgggtcaaaatttagtAAAAAGGGTAGTAAGCCGAAGACTTATAAGTCTGAAATTTTGTTAGTcaggatgtcggattttaactccatgagatggagaattaaattacggtcacataggaaaaagaatcgcgtaaaatgGACATGTATAGTGAAAGTTATGCAAGTTCTAAGTTAATATTTGGTGAATTTTCGTAGCTAGGCAAAGTGCAGCAACAATAAAGGAACTTGCTGTCAAAAAAggggctaggtggggcgtctagcccctaggtggggcgtctagccccccCTGAATCCTAAAATTGTTTAATTTGTTTGTTTGACCcacataacttgtttaaacttgttatttaactatcaaaactaacttttaagttggttttgatcataggtgaatgtcaaTAGTgaccggatgaagatcaagctcgatgaggaaccgaacacgataaaataCAAGCTTCCGCGCGGcgttttgttgtatttttaaacgacgaattcaatTACATTAAGTTGTATATTCTTTTAGATTGTAAAAGTTTTAACTAACCTTATTAATCAAAATTACATGTTTGTTTTTGTAAACTATACGAAAACCGTAAAATAATAACAAggatgttacaagttggtatcagagctccagGTTAAAAGAGTAAAgcgtgttcggttcgaggcttgatcgcaaatccggtaagtacatgtatgttaataatttagcatgctaaagtgttgtaaacaacacatatggttatcgtgtaatacacgttacagcaataaaaacgatatagagtagatatagtcaacgaaattacacgcgttgatgcgtatagtagaaaagccttgtattataatacgggcatccattaatgtcgaaattactaactgttgtaaatgttttagttgaaggacactcgcatatgaAGATAGCGAGAGTCTAACAAATTGCGGATTTGTCATAGGAACAGTCCAAAGAGTatgctcatcaaggacctaaatcgcgtagcGACGGCGAACAAGGCTACTGGCAAGAGAAgtccgttagggcaagcattaccaggtgcacattttaaatttaattgcacaaatagtaatatgcaacaaatacatagagattgaaagttgcatatgtagattaaaaacttggaaaaacccgaatagaaaatctatccgggatattgttttCAAGAGAACTAAATAGAGGTGTTACTTACATGGGGCGTGATGTGAAAGTTATAAAAGGGTCATGTATGTCATGTGTTGATcacttactctggccaagtaggtagtgaacacatgataccttgaactttttatgatggacacgCTTAgacccgatgtagtaaggacggggtgagtgggacaaattaaaaagtacccaaatgaatcagataagcaaaatatttgatcataatgtaaacgcac from Helianthus annuus cultivar XRQ/B chromosome 10, HanXRQr2.0-SUNRISE, whole genome shotgun sequence harbors:
- the LOC110881512 gene encoding LOW QUALITY PROTEIN: cytochrome P450 93A3 (The sequence of the model RefSeq protein was modified relative to this genomic sequence to represent the inferred CDS: inserted 1 base in 1 codon; substituted 2 bases at 2 genomic stop codons), with the protein product MLEFFFTTFLICLMSSILILKLRKSSHLKSHLPPTPFCLPIIGHLRLLGPIPHQALHKLSNRYGPVFQIFLGSTPCVVASMPETVKEILKTHYAAFLDXPYNSAVNCLSYGYKGILFTNYGSYWKFFKKITMSELLNGKTLDLLLPVRQEKLNLFIKYISQKAKEGNSVQLEGELMKLTNNVISRMFMSKRSSGEEEGLGELTKIITESGKLTGTFNLSDYIWFFKNLDLQRLGMKSMNTHRRFDVLMEKIITDLEEARKQETHEEKNLLNILLDISEDDSREIKLTREDIKAYIKDIFDAGTDTSAITTELALAELTNHPNIMKKAVEEIDQVVGKSRLVQESDIPNLPYLQAIVMESLRLHPAAPLIQGLSTQDCAIGGYHIPANTTTXSLGRDPTYWENPLEFRPXRFKENKLDVRGQHFHLIPFSTGRRMCPGISLALLTVPTTLGAMIQCFEWKAGKNGNQTIVDMEEGMGLTIPRANPLVCVPIAPLDPVPLYV